From Streptobacillus ratti, the proteins below share one genomic window:
- a CDS encoding metal ABC transporter permease, producing the protein MSPSLTILIVAILTAISCSVLGVFLVLKNMSMLTDAISHTILLGIVLSFFIAKSLDSPLLVLGATLMGLITVYLVELITSSKLVKEDAAIGVVLSFLFSIAVILISKYTANVHLDIDAVLLGEIAFVPFYTMDIFGVTISRAIVYGLIICTVNILFVTIFFKELKISIFDKALAFSLGLYPSLIHYLLMTLVSTTSVISFESVGAMLLISFMIGPPISAYLISKDIKSMIMISIIIDIIASIIGYYIAIYLDISIAGMIAVVIGIIFLCVFSYRKITNKYLM; encoded by the coding sequence ATGAGTCCAAGTTTAACAATACTTATTGTAGCTATATTAACAGCTATTTCTTGCTCTGTATTAGGTGTTTTTTTAGTACTTAAAAATATGAGTATGTTGACAGATGCTATTAGTCATACGATATTACTTGGTATAGTACTTTCCTTTTTTATTGCAAAAAGTTTAGACTCGCCATTACTTGTATTAGGTGCAACTTTAATGGGACTAATTACAGTCTATTTAGTAGAATTAATTACAAGTTCAAAATTGGTAAAAGAAGATGCTGCCATAGGTGTAGTTCTATCGTTTCTGTTTTCGATAGCAGTAATTTTAATATCTAAGTATACTGCAAATGTTCATTTAGATATAGATGCTGTATTATTAGGAGAAATAGCGTTTGTGCCATTTTATACTATGGATATTTTTGGTGTAACTATTTCAAGAGCAATAGTTTACGGTTTGATTATATGTACAGTAAACATATTATTTGTTACTATATTTTTCAAAGAATTAAAAATATCTATTTTTGATAAAGCACTAGCATTTTCATTAGGACTTTATCCTAGTTTAATACATTATCTTTTAATGACATTGGTATCTACAACTTCAGTTATATCATTTGAATCAGTTGGTGCTATGTTATTAATATCATTTATGATAGGTCCACCAATTAGTGCATATTTAATTTCCAAAGATATAAAAAGTATGATAATGATTAGTATAATTATAGATATAATTGCATCTATTATAGGTTACTATATTGCAATATATTTAGATATTTCTATAGCTGGTATGATAGCAGTAGTTATAGGTATAATATTTTTATGTGTCTTTAGT
- a CDS encoding metal ABC transporter permease — protein sequence MFDLLLSSYTFKVVAIGCSLLGMISAIIGAFAVLKKESLLGDGVAHSSLAGICIAFLLTGKRELFVLLIGALIMGLICVLLIHYIGTNSKVKFDSAIALILSTFFGLGLVLLTYLKRVPGAKKAGLSNFIFGQASTLILKDIYLIMSVGLILLVLVIFFWKEIKISIFDKEYAKTIGINSDRYRLLVSVMIVINVIIGLQIAGVVLMTAMMISPVVAARQWSNKLNIVVILSSIFGAISGFIGSLSSSLNSSLPTGPVIVVVLSIFVIFSILFSNKRGLIYRYINRKKFERDIKRKWAR from the coding sequence ATGTTTGATTTATTATTAAGTAGCTATACATTTAAAGTAGTTGCTATAGGATGTAGCTTACTAGGAATGATTAGTGCTATTATAGGGGCATTTGCTGTTTTAAAAAAAGAAAGTTTATTAGGAGATGGAGTTGCACATTCTTCTCTTGCTGGTATTTGTATTGCATTTTTGTTGACGGGTAAAAGAGAATTGTTTGTACTTTTAATTGGAGCATTGATAATGGGTCTTATTTGTGTTTTACTTATACACTATATAGGAACTAATTCTAAAGTTAAATTTGACAGTGCAATAGCTTTAATACTTTCTACTTTTTTTGGATTAGGACTTGTATTATTAACATATTTAAAAAGAGTTCCTGGTGCTAAGAAAGCAGGATTAAGTAATTTCATATTTGGACAGGCTTCAACATTAATATTGAAAGATATATATTTAATAATGAGTGTTGGATTAATATTATTAGTACTAGTAATATTTTTTTGGAAAGAAATTAAAATAAGTATTTTTGATAAAGAATATGCTAAAACTATAGGAATTAATAGTGATAGATATAGATTGTTAGTTTCTGTAATGATAGTAATTAATGTAATTATTGGACTTCAAATAGCAGGAGTTGTACTTATGACTGCTATGATGATATCTCCTGTAGTTGCAGCAAGACAATGGAGTAATAAATTAAATATTGTAGTTATTCTTTCATCTATTTTTGGAGCTATTTCTGGATTTATTGGAAGTTTAAGTTCTAGCTTAAATTCTTCATTACCTACAGGTCCAGTTATAGTGGTTGTGTTATCTATATTTGTAATATTTAGTATTCTTTTCTCTAATAAAAGAGGATTAATATATAGATATATTAATAGAAAAAAATTTGAAAGAGATATAAAAAGGAAGTGGGCAAGATGA
- a CDS encoding metal ABC transporter ATP-binding protein, with the protein MKVIEIKDLVVTYDLEPVLENINLEIEKGDLMALVGPNGAGKSTLIKTILEFIKPVVGTIKINNKEYKQEKKKIAYVPQRGSVDWDFPTTLFDVVMMGCYGRVGFLKKIPKEEKEKVNNAIKQVEMLEFKDRQISELSGGQQQRAFLARALVQDAEIYLMDEPFQGVDAVTEKSIIRILKELKNQGKTVIVVHHDLNTVEEYFDSVTFINKSIVTSGSVKDVYTKENIERTYSRNV; encoded by the coding sequence ATGAAGGTTATAGAAATTAAGGATTTAGTAGTTACTTATGATTTAGAACCTGTACTTGAAAATATTAATCTTGAAATAGAAAAAGGAGATTTAATGGCTTTAGTAGGTCCAAATGGTGCTGGTAAATCAACACTAATTAAGACAATACTAGAGTTTATTAAACCAGTAGTTGGAACTATAAAAATTAATAATAAAGAATATAAGCAAGAAAAGAAAAAAATAGCATATGTTCCACAAAGGGGAAGTGTAGATTGGGACTTCCCCACTACTCTTTTTGATGTAGTAATGATGGGATGTTATGGTAGAGTTGGATTTTTAAAGAAAATACCAAAAGAAGAAAAAGAAAAAGTTAACAATGCAATAAAACAAGTAGAAATGTTAGAATTTAAAGATAGACAAATATCAGAACTTTCTGGTGGACAACAACAAAGAGCATTTCTTGCAAGAGCTTTAGTTCAAGATGCAGAAATATATTTAATGGACGAACCTTTTCAAGGAGTTGATGCTGTTACAGAAAAATCAATAATAAGAATACTTAAAGAATTAAAAAATCAAGGGAAAACTGTAATAGTAGTGCATCATGATTTAAATACAGTGGAAGAATACTTTGATAGTGTTACATTTATAAATAAAAGTATAGTAACTAGTGGTAGTGTAAAAGATGTTTACACTAAAGAAAATATAGAAAGAACATATAGTAGAAATGTTTGA